Proteins encoded together in one bacterium window:
- a CDS encoding metallophosphoesterase, translated as MVVFFLIPQPNYREGFENLSQINQHAATLDELRAMEGSNFSRPDFSKYYATFNSTLIKRCKGKIIRILRLLHLKKAPLWSGSFFNNLLQEVIADREKRGWSAKPLIQKAVLDSQSRVVIFGDLQGAFHSLTRDLNHLKTLQIIDEQLRITQPNYYIVFIGNAINRSPYTLETLSIILRLMQRNPENVIYLKGKNEYYEYWKEHTLRDELKTKTRDQSTKKYSMVKEAQKFFKRYRLVFMVLLMPIHR; from the coding sequence ATGGTAGTGTTTTTTCTGATTCCACAGCCTAACTATCGTGAAGGGTTTGAAAATCTTTCGCAGATTAATCAGCATGCGGCCACGCTTGATGAATTGCGTGCGATGGAAGGAAGCAATTTTTCCCGACCTGATTTTTCAAAATACTATGCAACATTTAATTCAACGCTTATCAAGCGATGCAAAGGAAAAATAATACGTATTTTGCGATTATTACATCTTAAAAAAGCGCCGCTATGGTCCGGTAGTTTTTTTAACAATCTTTTGCAAGAAGTGATTGCTGACCGTGAAAAGCGGGGCTGGTCAGCAAAGCCACTGATCCAAAAAGCAGTACTAGATTCACAAAGTCGGGTGGTAATTTTTGGTGATTTACAAGGTGCTTTTCATTCGTTAACACGAGATTTAAATCACCTTAAAACATTGCAAATTATTGATGAACAACTGCGCATTACGCAGCCGAATTATTATATTGTTTTTATCGGCAATGCCATTAATCGCTCTCCCTACACCTTGGAAACGCTTTCAATAATTTTACGCCTGATGCAACGAAATCCAGAGAATGTAATTTATTTGAAAGGCAAGAATGAGTATTATGAGTATTGGAAAGAGCATACGTTGCGGGATGAATTAAAAACAAAAACACGTGATCAGTCGACTAAAAAATATTCAATGGTTAAAGAAGCACAAAAGTTTTTCAAACGTTACCGCTTGGTTTTTATGGTGTTATTGATGCCAATCCATCGGTAG
- a CDS encoding fasciclin domain-containing protein codes for MKKYIGLLFFLCATTLHAETLWDIMSKREDLRLFTLAMHLAKAEEIAQANEFTPVYGLYVPVIIFAPSNNALTKAGFSEEKMKEIAAKDGFIEGGPAEARSKTLRTLLKQHVCFKANEAADALRPEYERASGSKLKVAKGKIQAYKAKASIVVPNLKGDNGVVHIIDTLLDVEPDEAL; via the coding sequence ATGAAAAAATATATCGGCCTTTTATTTTTTTTATGCGCAACAACACTGCACGCAGAAACGTTATGGGACATTATGAGCAAACGAGAAGATTTACGCCTTTTTACCTTGGCCATGCATTTGGCCAAAGCGGAAGAGATTGCACAAGCAAATGAATTTACACCGGTTTACGGCTTGTATGTGCCCGTCATTATTTTTGCACCAAGCAACAATGCACTTACCAAAGCAGGTTTTTCAGAAGAAAAAATGAAAGAGATTGCCGCCAAAGATGGGTTTATTGAAGGTGGCCCGGCAGAAGCGCGTTCAAAAACATTACGCACGTTGCTCAAACAACATGTCTGTTTTAAAGCGAATGAAGCAGCAGATGCTTTACGACCAGAATATGAACGCGCATCAGGCTCGAAACTTAAAGTAGCCAAAGGTAAAATTCAAGCATACAAAGCAAAGGCCAGCATTGTGGTCCCAAATTTGAAAGGCGACAATGGCGTGGTGCACATTATCGATACCCTTTTGGATGTAGAACCTGACGAAGCACTCTAA
- a CDS encoding ABC transporter substrate-binding protein translates to MIIEKGSNVVVLKKIVLIVMCGSFSTLMGEVQQQPSTLPAQQAAQAQIPPRSSEKLVVQPQAQIPPQSPSESVAQAALVPEQAPVPEQEQAAVPVQTDGAGYPLIPVVQHKQGLTEIPLCTSFSLQGDNIFVGELMQSASKHFFKEMSAVLRKYEGAWFTLRDKGNNDQGTGKLAKMTATMSPLVLGLVGTESFFSIERLLQEKKMALLFPTEGINSLRQGQYENVIYFRPSYKKELEALIDYTLNKRYKRKIAVLYEASEWGEGIFTDLKDLLTQYGIEPVVWASFQQGTVEIGLALDRIAQAKRTPNAIFCLTQPRAAYTFVRNALNVGLHNALFIGLSNLNIVQSLIKTSLGIDIVVSSVVPNPQTSTIPLINEYKQMAQGLLVSRADSPYFLEAFIGQRLLVECLMRLQGPPTIENIIQTLETFQNMDFLGLPIHFNNRERVLGHDVWINPGMTRPWVLGRAS, encoded by the coding sequence GTGATTATTGAAAAAGGGAGTAATGTGGTGGTGCTCAAAAAAATAGTACTTATAGTTATGTGCGGTAGTTTTAGTACTTTGATGGGCGAAGTGCAACAACAGCCATCAACGTTGCCGGCCCAGCAAGCGGCACAGGCACAAATCCCACCAAGAAGTTCAGAAAAGCTAGTTGTGCAGCCGCAAGCACAAATACCGCCACAAAGTCCAAGCGAGTCAGTTGCTCAAGCAGCGCTAGTACCTGAGCAAGCACCAGTTCCAGAGCAAGAGCAGGCAGCAGTGCCTGTACAAACCGATGGTGCGGGCTATCCGCTTATTCCGGTAGTTCAACACAAACAAGGTCTTACCGAAATTCCCCTTTGCACAAGCTTTTCATTGCAAGGAGACAATATTTTTGTTGGTGAGCTGATGCAGAGCGCGTCCAAACATTTTTTTAAAGAAATGAGTGCGGTGCTGCGTAAATATGAAGGCGCTTGGTTTACCTTGCGCGACAAAGGGAATAATGACCAAGGCACTGGCAAGTTGGCAAAGATGACCGCCACCATGTCGCCGTTGGTGCTTGGGTTGGTTGGTACTGAATCATTTTTTTCGATTGAACGTTTGTTGCAAGAAAAAAAGATGGCGTTACTTTTTCCAACCGAAGGAATCAACTCGTTGCGCCAGGGCCAGTATGAAAACGTTATTTATTTCAGACCTTCGTACAAAAAAGAGCTGGAGGCATTAATTGATTATACGCTCAACAAGCGCTACAAGCGCAAGATTGCTGTGTTGTATGAAGCAAGTGAGTGGGGCGAGGGGATTTTTACTGATTTGAAAGATTTGTTAACGCAGTATGGCATTGAGCCGGTTGTGTGGGCATCGTTTCAACAAGGCACAGTAGAAATTGGCTTGGCGCTGGATCGTATTGCGCAGGCCAAGCGTACGCCAAATGCGATTTTCTGTTTAACGCAGCCGCGTGCGGCCTACACGTTCGTGCGCAATGCGCTTAACGTTGGGTTGCATAATGCATTGTTTATTGGGCTTTCAAATTTAAATATTGTTCAATCGCTCATTAAAACATCGCTGGGTATTGATATTGTTGTTTCTTCCGTGGTTCCAAATCCGCAGACGTCAACGATTCCGTTGATTAATGAATACAAACAAATGGCGCAGGGGTTGTTGGTTTCTCGTGCCGACTCTCCGTACTTTTTGGAAGCATTTATTGGGCAGCGGTTGTTGGTTGAGTGCTTGATGCGCTTGCAAGGGCCGCCCACGATTGAAAATATTATTCAAACGCTTGAAACGTTTCAGAATATGGATTTTTTAGGTTTGCCAATACATTTTAATAATCGTGAGCGGGTTTTGGGACATGATGTGTGGATTAATCCTGGTATGACACGGCCGTGGGTGCTTGGTCGGGCCAGTTGA
- the uppS gene encoding di-trans,poly-cis-decaprenylcistransferase, translating into MKTRLVLFFSLVFFSCSLCAHQSDLLENVLTSTANSLLDLVSTNSSSFICGVKSHSGLIVQAVEKLKHVAIIPDGNRRWARSKGHESLYGHTVGFSQVAPRVIADLFDLGVHTVTLWCCSPENYNRSVKEVRNVGLACNTMLNTLRAHAKKAGVRIVRLGRKDRIPQTSLELIELTEKETLLYSNHVLNLAIDYGSTDEICRACTKLVGQLKPGKTITPDMFAQTLDTSGQPYPNPDLIIRTSGESRLSGFMMWQAAYSELYFTHKHFPEFDRALLIEAITEFSNRKRRYGL; encoded by the coding sequence ATGAAGACGCGGCTTGTATTATTTTTTTCTCTGGTTTTTTTTTCATGTTCATTGTGTGCTCATCAATCTGACTTGCTTGAAAATGTGCTGACAAGTACCGCCAACTCGCTGCTTGATCTGGTGAGCACGAATTCAAGTTCTTTCATTTGTGGCGTAAAAAGTCATAGCGGGCTTATTGTGCAAGCGGTTGAAAAACTTAAGCATGTTGCGATTATTCCAGATGGCAACCGCCGCTGGGCGCGTAGCAAGGGACATGAATCGTTGTATGGCCACACTGTTGGCTTTTCGCAAGTGGCGCCGCGCGTAATTGCAGATTTATTCGATCTTGGTGTGCATACCGTTACGCTGTGGTGCTGCTCGCCAGAAAATTATAACCGCTCGGTAAAAGAAGTTCGCAACGTTGGTTTGGCGTGCAACACAATGCTTAACACCTTGCGCGCTCATGCCAAAAAAGCAGGTGTGCGGATTGTGCGGCTTGGCCGCAAAGATCGTATACCGCAAACGTCATTAGAATTAATTGAGTTAACGGAAAAAGAAACATTATTGTATTCAAACCACGTGCTTAATTTGGCAATTGATTATGGCAGCACCGACGAAATTTGTCGTGCGTGTACCAAATTGGTGGGGCAACTTAAACCAGGCAAAACGATCACGCCCGATATGTTTGCACAAACGCTTGATACGTCAGGCCAGCCGTACCCCAACCCCGATCTCATTATTCGCACGTCGGGCGAAAGTCGCCTGTCTGGTTTTATGATGTGGCAAGCGGCGTACAGCGAGCTTTATTTTACGCACAAACATTTTCCTGAGTTTGATCGTGCGTTGTTGATCGAGGCTATTACTGAATTTAGCAATCGCAAGCGCCGCTACGGGCTATAG
- a CDS encoding SWIM zinc finger family protein: MKLRREHVKAFIAEPYFSRGENYFKDGQIKLISVSETVIKAKASGTRVYKVEANFNNNRIDGKCSCPAFEEFGPCKHLAATLLTLIAHNDGRTYRSSRQSMDQIAEHEEFERMLKRKTKNELIEIIVLLSNDYPEIIDELSNEYE, encoded by the coding sequence ATGAAGTTACGTAGAGAGCATGTTAAAGCTTTTATTGCAGAGCCATATTTTTCTCGAGGAGAAAATTATTTTAAAGATGGTCAGATCAAACTCATTTCAGTCTCAGAGACGGTAATCAAAGCAAAAGCATCCGGTACAAGAGTTTATAAGGTAGAAGCGAACTTTAACAATAATCGTATTGATGGTAAGTGTTCCTGTCCAGCATTTGAAGAGTTTGGACCGTGTAAACATTTGGCAGCTACGTTATTGACATTGATTGCTCATAATGATGGTCGTACTTATCGCTCATCAAGACAATCTATGGATCAGATAGCGGAACATGAAGAGTTTGAGCGAATGCTGAAGCGTAAAACAAAAAATGAATTGATCGAAATTATTGTGTTATTAAGTAATGATTATCCAGAAATAATCGATGAATTAAGCAATGAGTACGAATAG
- a CDS encoding ankyrin repeat domain-containing protein — protein MNKKFISLLFFCALALTLTLFINISSTRKNIISLHSAAINNLPVKLTNLIRQGANVNAADNQSRTHLLYSSFYGYPEYIKALLDHGADVNATDNDGITALHSASGNGHNECVKILLEHNANVNAMANDGITALHNASFKGHIECVKILLGHNANVNAITNDGITSLYNATCNGHTECVKILLDHGADVNATDNDGITALHSASGNGHNECVKILLEHNANVNAMANDGITSLHYATSNGHTECVKVLLENGANVNAMTNNGATSLHSASGNGHNECVKILLGHNANVNAITNNGITSLYNATCNGHTECVKILLERGAEVNATDNDGITALHSASDNGHNECVKILLEHNANVNAMTNDGITSLHYATNNGHIECVKILLEHNANVNNTMTNNGATSLHNASDKGHTECVKILLGHNANVNAMTNYGATSLHNASAKGHIECVKILLGHNANVNATDNDGITSLHNASFKGHIKCVKILLEHNANVNAMTNYGITSLHSATSNGQTECVKILLAHGADKTKAITAGEFIGQTAETLAQSKGFKDIALLLA, from the coding sequence ATGAATAAGAAATTTATATCATTATTATTTTTCTGTGCATTGGCACTCACGTTAACATTGTTTATCAATATCTCATCAACAAGAAAAAATATTATCTCGCTTCATTCTGCGGCCATTAACAACCTGCCTGTAAAATTAACAAATCTTATACGACAAGGCGCCAATGTTAACGCAGCAGACAATCAAAGCCGTACGCATCTGCTTTATTCATCCTTCTATGGCTATCCTGAATACATAAAAGCCCTTTTAGATCATGGTGCTGATGTTAATGCTACAGACAATGACGGCATTACAGCTCTTCATTCTGCTTCCGGCAATGGCCACAATGAATGCGTAAAAATTCTTCTAGAACACAACGCTAATGTTAATGCCATGGCCAATGACGGCATTACAGCTCTTCATAATGCTTCCTTCAAAGGCCATATTGAATGCGTAAAAATTCTTTTAGGACACAACGCTAATGTTAATGCCATAACCAATGACGGCATTACATCTCTTTATAATGCTACCTGCAATGGCCATACCGAGTGTGTAAAAATTCTTTTAGATCATGGTGCTGATGTTAATGCTACAGACAATGACGGCATTACAGCTCTTCATTCTGCTTCCGGCAATGGCCATAATGAATGCGTAAAAATTCTTCTAGAACACAACGCTAATGTTAATGCCATGGCCAATGACGGCATTACATCTCTTCATTATGCTACCAGCAATGGCCATACCGAATGCGTAAAAGTCCTTCTAGAAAATGGCGCCAACGTTAATGCCATGACCAATAACGGCGCTACATCTCTTCATTCTGCTTCCGGCAATGGCCATAATGAATGCGTAAAAATTCTTCTAGGACACAACGCTAATGTTAATGCCATAACCAATAACGGCATTACATCTCTTTATAATGCTACCTGCAATGGCCATACCGAGTGTGTAAAAATTCTTCTAGAACGTGGCGCGGAAGTTAATGCTACAGACAATGACGGCATTACAGCTCTTCATTCTGCTTCCGACAATGGCCATAATGAATGCGTAAAAATTCTTCTAGAACACAACGCTAATGTTAATGCCATGACCAATGACGGCATTACATCTCTTCATTATGCTACCAACAATGGCCATATCGAATGCGTAAAAATTCTTCTAGAACACAACGCTAATGTTAATAATACCATGACCAATAACGGCGCTACATCTCTTCATAATGCTTCCGACAAAGGCCATACCGAATGCGTAAAAATTCTTCTAGGACACAACGCTAATGTTAATGCCATGACCAATTACGGCGCTACATCTCTTCATAATGCTTCCGCCAAGGGCCATATTGAATGCGTAAAAATTCTTCTAGGACACAACGCGAATGTTAATGCTACAGACAATGACGGCATTACATCTCTTCATAATGCTTCCTTCAAAGGCCATATTAAATGCGTAAAAATTCTTCTAGAACACAACGCTAATGTTAATGCCATGACCAATTACGGCATTACATCTCTTCATAGTGCTACCAGCAATGGCCAGACCGAGTGCGTAAAAATTCTTTTGGCACATGGCGCCGACAAAACCAAAGCCATTACCGCCGGAGAATTTATTGGGCAAACAGCAGAAACATTAGCACAAAGTAAAGGCTTTAAAGACATCGCACTTCTTTTGGCATAA
- a CDS encoding ABC transporter substrate-binding protein, with the protein MKINNIILSFCCAASITVPLLHAAHATVTAQQPATYSELPVQRDDVKKIISICSSFSLYGDNALVGKQMLASSLNFLKSMEFLPTESKGRGSFLIRHRGNNEFVGREGTKNIKNMVAQQSPLVTGLMGTEMFLSLEKFISKKKALFLFPFEGNVSLREKKYENVIYFRPSYEVEIEMLVKYVVKKRFRSEIAILYEASEWGKRLLQTLTQALARRGITAVKTAAYPQGSVRVKGALKELANASPNAVFCLAHPRPAYNFIGKALDAGLHNALFVGLSELTTIQKLLKTARGIDLIVSAVVPDPQNSTMKIAQEYREAMKSFLSFRADTPFYFEAYLGLELLAECISRIDGIPTIPKIIAQFEKFNEVYKGFEVRFNPQDRSLSPRVWINEGVGKPLISDQESENNE; encoded by the coding sequence ATGAAGATTAATAATATTATTTTGAGTTTCTGTTGTGCGGCAAGTATCACGGTACCATTGCTGCACGCTGCTCATGCCACCGTCACGGCCCAGCAGCCAGCAACCTATTCAGAGCTGCCGGTTCAGCGTGATGATGTAAAAAAAATTATTTCGATTTGTTCCTCGTTTTCTTTGTATGGCGACAATGCGTTGGTTGGCAAACAGATGCTTGCCAGCTCGCTTAATTTTTTGAAAAGCATGGAATTTCTGCCGACCGAAAGCAAAGGCCGTGGAAGTTTTTTAATACGACATCGCGGCAATAATGAGTTTGTGGGGCGAGAAGGAACGAAGAACATTAAAAATATGGTTGCGCAGCAATCGCCGCTCGTTACTGGCCTGATGGGCACCGAAATGTTTTTGTCGCTTGAAAAATTTATCAGTAAAAAAAAGGCGCTCTTTTTATTTCCTTTTGAAGGTAATGTTTCACTGCGTGAGAAAAAATATGAAAACGTTATTTATTTTCGGCCATCGTATGAAGTTGAAATTGAGATGCTCGTAAAATATGTGGTGAAAAAGCGCTTTCGCAGTGAGATTGCCATTTTGTATGAAGCAAGCGAGTGGGGCAAGCGTTTGTTGCAAACATTGACGCAAGCGCTCGCGCGTCGTGGGATTACCGCGGTCAAGACAGCTGCCTACCCGCAAGGTTCGGTGCGCGTAAAAGGCGCGCTGAAAGAACTGGCGAATGCTTCGCCCAACGCTGTTTTTTGTTTAGCGCATCCGCGACCTGCATACAATTTTATTGGCAAGGCACTGGATGCTGGGCTGCATAATGCCTTGTTCGTTGGCCTTTCAGAATTAACCACCATCCAAAAGTTGCTCAAGACGGCGCGCGGTATTGATTTGATTGTGAGCGCGGTCGTTCCCGATCCGCAAAATTCTACTATGAAAATTGCGCAAGAATATCGTGAAGCAATGAAATCTTTTTTATCATTCCGTGCCGATACGCCTTTTTATTTTGAAGCGTATCTCGGCCTTGAGCTGCTGGCAGAGTGCATTAGTCGGATTGATGGTATACCGACCATTCCAAAAATTATTGCGCAGTTTGAGAAATTTAATGAAGTGTACAAAGGATTTGAAGTGCGCTTTAATCCGCAGGATCGTTCGTTGTCACCGCGGGTGTGGATAAATGAAGGTGTTGGTAAACCGTTAATTTCAGACCAAGAAAGTGAGAATAATGAATAA
- a CDS encoding AAA family ATPase yields the protein MRKQFDEINVVARESVVNFNRGFALAHNANISSMKAMEVCQELKNMSSKIYQDLHIARESLIDVQGSIDDFKTTMRQAGEEICEQVRQEAARNNQEAFEDKRRLIHEKIHEKQRQGIFEQGERIRAQATVDAEEVKWQRVKEMLEDPYLIAKMLGALTGFVFGCYLIKYGVPLVIDYFSHPRVISETSEDRWFWQDEITPETELKDLFFTPNVQERLFDLVLRIDSARSFNENLPNVLLYGPPGTGKTAFVKALAHESNFDYALTSGSEFAKITDLSSLNDELRKLIEWANDYSDDSKGLIVFIDEAESLFANRKLATTSTLTQNFINTFLALVQDSGQKNIMFIFATNHPFKLDDAVLDRLGVSIEVELPGVQERALILAAYLQKFANDNKDSVVSIQPEVMNRLFHYAEMMEGFSPRTIKFIAEEMIVVTRRQKNVDLTDAIVTDIIRKTQGIQQKVQEWKKERDAWVTAQLIGVGA from the coding sequence ATGCGTAAGCAATTTGATGAAATAAATGTTGTTGCACGTGAGTCAGTAGTAAATTTCAACAGGGGCTTTGCTTTGGCACATAATGCCAATATAAGTTCGATGAAAGCTATGGAAGTTTGCCAAGAACTTAAAAATATGAGTAGTAAAATCTATCAAGATTTGCATATTGCTCGAGAATCATTGATTGATGTACAGGGTAGTATTGATGATTTTAAGACAACGATGCGGCAAGCTGGCGAGGAAATTTGTGAGCAAGTACGTCAAGAAGCAGCGAGAAACAATCAGGAAGCTTTTGAAGATAAGCGTCGACTTATTCATGAAAAAATTCACGAAAAGCAGCGACAGGGAATTTTTGAACAAGGTGAAAGAATTCGTGCGCAAGCAACGGTTGATGCTGAAGAAGTTAAGTGGCAGCGCGTTAAAGAGATGCTTGAAGATCCCTATTTGATTGCAAAAATGCTTGGCGCACTGACGGGCTTTGTCTTTGGTTGTTATCTGATTAAATATGGGGTTCCGCTTGTGATTGACTATTTTTCTCATCCGCGCGTGATTAGTGAAACGTCAGAAGATCGTTGGTTTTGGCAAGACGAGATAACGCCTGAAACCGAGTTGAAGGATCTCTTTTTTACCCCGAACGTTCAAGAGCGCTTATTTGATTTGGTCTTGCGCATAGATTCTGCGCGATCATTTAATGAAAATTTACCAAACGTTTTATTGTACGGGCCGCCGGGCACGGGGAAGACCGCTTTTGTCAAAGCGCTAGCACACGAATCAAATTTTGATTATGCCTTAACGTCTGGTTCTGAATTTGCAAAAATTACTGATCTGAGCTCGTTGAATGACGAGCTGCGTAAATTGATTGAGTGGGCCAATGATTATTCAGATGATTCAAAAGGGTTGATTGTTTTTATTGATGAGGCAGAATCGTTATTTGCTAACAGAAAGTTGGCAACAACGTCGACGCTCACTCAAAATTTTATCAATACTTTTTTGGCGCTGGTGCAAGATAGTGGGCAAAAAAATATTATGTTTATTTTCGCGACCAATCATCCCTTTAAATTGGACGATGCGGTTTTAGATCGGCTTGGTGTTTCTATAGAAGTTGAGCTGCCGGGCGTGCAAGAGCGTGCACTTATTTTGGCTGCGTATCTTCAAAAATTTGCCAACGACAACAAAGATTCAGTGGTATCAATACAGCCTGAAGTTATGAATAGGTTATTTCATTATGCTGAAATGATGGAAGGCTTTTCACCTCGCACCATAAAATTTATTGCAGAAGAAATGATTGTGGTGACGCGACGACAAAAAAATGTTGATCTTACCGATGCTATTGTTACCGATATTATTCGAAAAACCCAAGGGATTCAGCAAAAAGTACAGGAGTGGAAAAAAGAACGTGATGCGTGGGTTACTGCCCAATTGATTGGGGTTGGTGCATGA
- a CDS encoding EndoU domain-containing protein has product MMYLINARSLSVFLVITSIFSLLSADQTRPQYLELAPPYYPKSNIQIGMRVTPTLELPSFFSGPNYIKIARQFEAISKNELSEQETLEYYSLYAFPNFRDYARSLPNYNEFMLSLDEKIKFNKKFRQDTAQVEGFSYEFFLWYEKSGFHDFVKKEAETIRQLQKNVAAQKEKNQLKHGLNVQNTHELWALENEYYKRIKLIPNNELKDRLINRTQALRQTLKNPTERFDYAKNAPSIKPNDQHSALFKQTYGTALDCQLHKELVETRNTMLELERNFISDYHVQIIAPAVHRLAAQAKAEQHAASAFKLADFSYALTNIVGKSLYILYDGAYAVGKGIIKATALTLSLEHWQEMGTGILQAALSCLDAIGHEEARANAVLVAGLSKNYDDIPALADKHCQYTKAQEQALRHVATQTYDKIKAMSWQEFVEHGFQCGMTMILDTFALHTLGSFATKASRAFVEELSNVMGQETAIIQRYALGTAGMAKIVAEEGVEAASIAKIIAEESGVNLEAKLGRVLDNKLAHVVEPVKTPLSSTGQKANGLWEKIPVLPELTAETKNTFNATGKLTLSEVVVVIDEITGKTITPAFKSEAAQHVLFPELIRRFKGGKIVEEVYGFHHDYMGDLEKTGRLSFVDLIVKDNGTYYADKLVIDGKTFGPGKSFFPKTMERQTVVDNIWDVLKNPKEVNIQSNGAWRIDGRGRSNIDVVCIINKDGNLTTAYPLIEKIKQ; this is encoded by the coding sequence ATGATGTATTTGATAAATGCAAGATCCTTGTCAGTTTTCTTGGTAATAACTTCCATTTTTTCGTTGTTAAGCGCAGATCAAACCCGACCACAATATTTAGAGTTGGCGCCACCTTATTATCCAAAATCAAATATACAAATTGGCATGCGAGTAACCCCTACCCTTGAGTTGCCAAGTTTCTTTTCTGGCCCCAATTACATAAAAATAGCACGGCAGTTTGAAGCTATATCTAAAAACGAACTTAGTGAACAAGAAACCCTTGAATATTATTCTTTATACGCTTTTCCTAATTTTCGTGACTATGCACGCAGTTTGCCAAACTACAACGAGTTCATGCTATCGCTCGATGAAAAAATTAAGTTCAACAAAAAATTTAGACAAGACACTGCTCAAGTAGAAGGTTTTTCATATGAATTTTTCTTGTGGTATGAGAAATCTGGCTTTCATGATTTTGTTAAAAAAGAGGCAGAAACCATTCGACAGCTCCAAAAAAATGTCGCTGCTCAAAAAGAAAAAAACCAACTAAAACATGGCCTTAATGTTCAGAACACCCACGAGCTTTGGGCGCTTGAAAACGAGTACTACAAGCGGATAAAATTAATACCCAATAATGAGTTAAAAGATCGACTGATCAACCGAACTCAGGCCTTACGCCAAACACTCAAAAATCCAACAGAACGCTTTGATTACGCAAAAAATGCACCAAGTATTAAACCCAACGATCAGCACTCAGCGCTTTTCAAACAAACCTACGGTACGGCACTTGACTGCCAACTGCACAAAGAATTGGTTGAAACACGCAACACAATGCTTGAGCTTGAACGCAATTTTATTAGTGATTATCACGTACAAATTATTGCACCGGCAGTCCACCGTTTGGCAGCACAAGCAAAGGCAGAACAACACGCAGCATCTGCTTTTAAGTTGGCAGATTTTTCTTATGCCCTCACCAACATTGTTGGCAAAAGTTTATACATACTTTACGACGGCGCATACGCTGTCGGCAAAGGCATCATCAAAGCCACTGCTCTGACCCTGAGCCTTGAACACTGGCAGGAAATGGGTACCGGTATCTTGCAGGCAGCGCTTTCATGTTTAGATGCCATCGGTCATGAAGAGGCGCGCGCTAATGCTGTACTTGTTGCGGGACTTTCAAAAAATTATGATGATATACCGGCGCTTGCTGATAAGCATTGCCAGTATACGAAAGCTCAAGAACAAGCTCTTCGCCATGTAGCTACCCAAACATACGACAAGATAAAAGCTATGTCATGGCAAGAGTTTGTTGAACATGGCTTTCAATGTGGCATGACCATGATCCTGGACACCTTCGCACTGCATACCCTTGGCTCCTTTGCAACCAAAGCAAGTCGCGCATTCGTTGAAGAATTAAGCAATGTGATGGGACAAGAAACGGCTATTATTCAGCGTTATGCGCTGGGAACTGCTGGCATGGCTAAAATTGTTGCCGAAGAAGGTGTTGAGGCGGCAAGTATAGCTAAAATTATTGCAGAAGAAAGCGGTGTAAATTTGGAGGCAAAACTGGGACGAGTTCTTGATAATAAACTTGCCCACGTAGTCGAACCTGTAAAAACACCGTTGAGTAGCACTGGTCAAAAAGCCAATGGATTGTGGGAAAAAATACCGGTGCTTCCTGAGTTAACAGCTGAAACAAAGAACACCTTTAATGCGACTGGCAAGCTTACGCTCAGCGAGGTTGTTGTTGTCATCGACGAAATAACCGGGAAAACAATCACACCCGCCTTCAAGTCTGAAGCTGCTCAGCACGTACTATTTCCCGAGTTGATAAGACGCTTTAAGGGTGGGAAAATAGTTGAAGAAGTTTATGGATTCCATCATGATTACATGGGAGATTTGGAGAAAACAGGGAGACTTTCATTTGTTGATTTAATTGTTAAAGATAATGGAACATATTATGCTGACAAACTTGTTATTGACGGTAAAACTTTTGGCCCAGGAAAGTCTTTCTTTCCAAAAACTATGGAGCGACAAACTGTTGTCGATAATATTTGGGATGTTTTAAAAAATCCCAAAGAAGTTAATATTCAGTCAAATGGGGCTTGGAGAATTGATGGTCGTGGCAGAAGTAATATAGACGTGGTTTGCATTATCAATAAAGACGGTAATCTTACAACTGCGTATCCACTAATTGAAAAAATTAAACAGTAA